In the Arachis ipaensis cultivar K30076 chromosome B10, Araip1.1, whole genome shotgun sequence genome, one interval contains:
- the LOC107624131 gene encoding malonyl-CoA:anthocyanidin 5-O-glucoside-6''-O-malonyltransferase: MMAQTPPPIKVHKVYKVSPSQTTTTTTTLPLTFFDIRWLRLPPVERLFFYAFPNPTISFFDSLLPNLKRSLELTLQHFFPLAGNITWPQHSPIPTITYFPGHDSVSLTVSESNDDFDHVSSDFCEVSKRRRLVPGLSVSDDKTSLLALQVTLFPNSGFVIGITTHHAGVDGNCSTVFVKAWAYACSKIMKHPSLSTLPTISLPENLTPFLDRSVIKDAKGLAQSFSDAWMNFSGPNNRSVMLWKNKNNREEVQLDNNESVKGVFELKPSHIQKLKNYVKSKTGITKVSTFSVTVAYSLSCLVKAEQPEQEQVALVFPVDCRSRLEPVVSPTYFGNCLMGRLVLEETEKVMASEGFVTVLKGISEVLNGLESGVLNDVEKWQKKIESVFLEGKKRAYSIAGSTRFGVYGVDFGYGRPKKVDVASVDKTGAFALSESRDGDGGVEIALALKKEQMEVFSSLFYGQFESF; the protein is encoded by the coding sequence ATGATGGCGCAAACACCACCACCGATCAAAGTCCATAAAGTTTACAAGGTATCGCCGTCACAAACCACCACCACAACAACCACCCTACCCCTCACCTTCTTCGACATAAGATGGCTAAGGCTTCCACCAGTTGAGCGTCTCTTCTTCTACGCATTCCCAAACCCAACCATCTCTTTCTTTGACTCTCTTCTTCCCAATCTCAAACGCTCCCTTGAACTCACTCTCCAACACTTCTTCCCCCTCGCCGGTAACATCACTTGGCCACAACATTCTCCCATTCCTACCATCACCTACTTCCCCGGACATGACTCCGTTTCTCTCACTGTTTCCGAGTCAAACGATGACTTTGACCACGTTTCCTCTGACTTCTGTGAGGTTTCCAAACGACGCCGTTTGGTACCTGGCTTGAGCGTTTCCGATGACAAAACCTCTTTGCTCGCATTACAGGTTACTCTCTTTCCAAACTCCGGCTTCGTCATCGGAATAACAACTCACCACGCAGGTGTCGATGGAAACTGTTCAACGGTTTTTGTAAAAGCGTGGGCGTACGCGTGCTCCAAGATCATGAAACATCCATCTCTCTCAACTTTGCCAACGATATCGTTACCTGAAAATCTAACACCGTTTCTTGATAGATCCGTTATAAAGGACGCGAAAGGACTCGCCCAATCGTTTTCTGACGCGTGGATGAACTTCTCTGGACCAAACAATAGGAGCGTCATGCtctggaaaaacaaaaacaaccgTGAAGAAGTCCAGCTCGATAATAATGAGTCGGTTAAAGGCGTGTTTGAATTGAAGCCCTCGCATATTCAGAAGCTCAAGAATTATGTGAAATCCAAAACCGGCATCACTAAGGTTTCAACTTTTTCTGTTACAGTTGCTTATTCATTATCATGCTTAGTGAAAGCAGAACAACCAGAGCAGGAGCAAGTTGCTCTTGTGTTCCCTGTGGATTGTAGATCAAGATTGGAACCAGTGGTTTCTCCAACTTATTTTGGTAACTGCCTCATGGGGCGTTTGGTTTTGGAAGAGACAGAGAAGGTGATGGCAAGCGAGGGGTTCGTTACCGTGCTGAAAGGGATAAGCGAGGTTTTGAATGGATTGGAGAGTGGGGTTTTGAATGACGTAGAGAAATGGCAGAAGAAGATTGAATCTGTTTTTTTGGAAGGAAAGAAGAGAGCGTACTCTATTGCTGGTTCAACCCGGTTCGGGGTTTATGGGGTTGATTTTGGATATGGAAGGCCTAAGAAAGTTGATGTTGCTTCGGTGGATAAAACCGGAGCTTTTGCACTTTCTGAGAGTAGAGATGGTGATGGTGGTGTTGAGATTGCTTTGGCTTTGAAGAAGGAACAAATGGAGGTTTTTTCATCTCTGTTTTATGGTCAATTTGAATCTTTTTGA